A genome region from Primulina eburnea isolate SZY01 chromosome 9, ASM2296580v1, whole genome shotgun sequence includes the following:
- the LOC140840711 gene encoding uncharacterized protein — protein MFSKEDFDDWKIRMQAHLAAQDDDKWFIITDGPLKFLRPNTAIAVIDGEPQMVEKHRSEWTGKDKMKVNLDNVAKDILYKTLDKNTFSKIKMCSTAKEIWKKLIQICEGNEQTKENKLSVAMKKFENLIMKAGETLSKFDERFSSLVNELPALGKEYGNKEIALKVMRALPRE, from the coding sequence atgttctcaaaagaagatttcgatgactggaagatCCGGATGCAAGCCCATCTTGCAGCCCAAGACGATGACAAGTGGTTtatcatcacagatggtccctTGAAATTTTTAAGGCCAAATACAGCTATTGCTGTTATTGATGGGGAACCACAGATGGTCGAGAAGCACAGAAGTGAATGGACTGGCAAGGACAAAATGAAAGTTAATCTAGACAATGTTGCAAAGGATATTCTTTACAAAACACTTGATAAGAAcaccttcagcaaaatcaagatgtgttctactgcGAAAGAGATTTGGAAAAAACTCATCCAAAtctgtgaaggaaatgaacagACCAAGGAGAACAAGTTATCCGTAGCCatgaaaaaatttgaaaatctaaTAATGAAAGCTGGAGAAACTCTGAGCAAGTTTGATGAACGTTTCAGCAGCTTGGTAAATGAGCTACCAGCTCTGGGAAAGGAATATGGCAACAAAGAAATAGCACTCAAAGTAATGAGAGCTTTACCCAGGGAATGA